Within Lepus europaeus isolate LE1 chromosome 8, mLepTim1.pri, whole genome shotgun sequence, the genomic segment TCCAATGAAGGGTCATAGCTCACCATGCACTTTCACTGAAACCTGGTTCATTATCTTCTCCTGTGGAATCTCCTGTCCTACAGTCTAATATCCCTCCCTAATACAGGCTGTGGCACTACAACATTTCTGAAAGGTTTCACAATTAATGAGATCCCTGTCTAGGCTTGTACTCCAAGCGAACATTCAAGTAAGAATTGAAAATAGGTTATTCAACCGACGTGTGATACATTAAACCTGTGAATTCTGCTGATCCAACTAACAAATATCTTTACTAATCGCAGGTCAAGTGCAAACACTGTGGGGCCTTTGGTCACATGGCACACAGCAGGAGGTGCCCCATCAAGTGCTCGGATGGGACTCTGACTCTGCAGCCCATGGGCCCAAATAAGGAGAACCTGGTGCCTCAGAAACGGCAGCATCCCGTGAACCCAGGGCCATTCAGGAAGACAGAGCTCCAGAAGGAAGAGAATCAAAGGTGAGGCACGTGAAAGTCAGTGGAAGTCATTCTGGGCACTGAAACCTAGAGAGGAGATGAATCCCCACCTCTGAACAGTGACTGAGAGCCTACAGAGAAACGGAAAGAGCcccactccatccaggtctccagacCATGGAGCTCTGCCCATTTCTGACAAATCCCTAAGTTGTAGGAGCAGGGTACATCTTGGAATGTGACCATGACAGGCAGAGAAGCAATGAAACCTACTAGAAAGTAGGCTGTGGGAAATGTGCAGGGCAATCTGAGTTCAGGGCAAAGCCTTGACTGGAAGAGAAGTTCAGAATCAGTGTAGCCCATGGTGCTGTTCAATGTGGTTGGAGGTAGTGGTGGACAGGAAATGAACACAAGTAAAGCTTGCTATTTTTTCCTGCAGGCAAGACGAGCTGCAAAGCAAGGCTGTGCTCCAGAAACCTCCCAGGAgcctcccagggaggcagcagcacagCTGGAAGGATGTGACCGAGTCCTGtgaggatctgagtgtgagtttCCTGGCTGCCCATGCTCTGCTTCTCTAGGATAGCCTTCATCTTCTTGACCCTCATGGCCCCTTCTGTGTGAGGAATTCATCAAAACTTTGATTAGACTAGTTGACtgttatttcctttctttggagatgccatttttattttcatttgtttcaaatttttactttttccatGTTAACTTCATGCTAATTCGGAGAGCATGAATTCAATGTTTTTGTTTAACAAAAGCATTCTACAGTTAATTGCATGCTTGTAGACCATATGCTTGAGGGAGAAATTGTACATTTGGAATCAGTCTGCACCAAAACATAGATTCATACATGTGGGTGATTGCATCTGTAAATGGATAATTTTCCCTTATTATCCATGAAAACTCATCATATAGTAAAGTACCttcaacggaagggagacctttctctctgtctctctctctctctcactgtctaactctgtaaaaaaaaaaaaagataagggaagaaagaaaaaatctgcATTACTTTGATGTACTAATAAAGTTTTTCTCAACTTCACAGGaaacattattttgaaaacatattattttgagtgACACAAAATTATGAGGATGTGTTTCATTACATAGAattgttattttcaaaaatattctgcaTAAACTTaaagttttgcaccaaataagCTCTATAATATTGTGCCGTGAATAAATGTTGAACTGTTGAAATCCCAGGCATATGCTCTAGTCTAAGAACATTCCGCGCACTGATGAGGACAATGTGCATGCCATCACTGTGGGATGaagtgttctgtagatatctgtaggtccatttgatctatatcGTCAATCAACTCGGTTATTGCCTTGCTAATTTCCTGGCCGGTTGATCTGTCCATCGATGAAAGAGGGGTGTTAAAGTCCCCTAGTATTGAATGAATGTATGTCTCCCTGTAGGTCTATTAATATGTTTAAATAGTCAGGAGCCCTGTACttgggtgcatatacatgtaGTATAGTCACTTCTTCCTGTTGGAATGATCCCTTCATCAAATCATTCCATGgcgcccttcttcatctcttttaacagttttatgtTCAACCCTAATATGTCTGATATGAGGATAGTGACACCAGcacatttttggtttctgttcccATGGACAATCTTTCTCGATCCTTccacttttagtctgtgtgtatctttgctgTTCAGATGTGTTTTGTTGGAGCAGGACATAAAGGGGTCCTTTTGTTAAACTGGAGAAtggaagccatttacattcaaggtgactatggAGAAGGagtgacttggccctgccatttgtcctttgatttcctttgttcttccaCTGGTGGGTTTTCTGCCTTCTCTTGCTTTCATAATGATGCCCATCTTTCTCATTTCTGTCAATAGGACATCTCTAAGCAtctttttgtaaggctggatgagcgcagacaaattctttcaacgtctggttgttatgaaaggtctttttgtcaccttcattcataagctTTGCAGGGCacatattctgggttgacagtttttgccttttaagacttggactgcaTCTCACCACTCCCAACTAGCCTGCAggggttctgatgagaagtccgctgtgagtctcattggcaagcctctgaaagtaatctgatgtttctctcgaGCACAGTTTAGAAACTTTCCTTCATGTTtgactgtggaaagtttgactaccatgtgtcatggtgaagatcttttcaggTCATATCTCTTAggagttccatgtgcttcctctacttaaACATCCACTTCTTTCTCCACATTGGGGAagtattctgtaattatttccctACATAAGTTTCTATTCCCTTCTGcctctccattccttcaggaaaTCTTAAGACCCAATATGTTGGGTGGATTGATAGTATCCcgtagatctccaacactgtttgtAGCTGCCTATTCTCTTCAGCTTTCTTTTTCTGACTGTAAGAGTTCCAAACACTTGTCTTCTAGGTCGAATATTTTCTCGTTTGCATCAGCAAGTCTGCTGTGTAGGCGttccactgcatttttagttTGATCCATTGGATTCTCTATTTCTAAAATTTCGTTTTGGTTTcactttaaattttcaaattccTGGCAAGTATTTTCAATCATGTCATGCATCATAGTCTTTACTGTGTGGATTTacttttgattgttttttcctTGAGTAATCCTCTGATTAACATTCTAACTTCCATTTCTGTCACTTCTTTGATCTCTTCATCTTGGTAATCTAATACTGAAATGTCCTTGTGTTCCTCTTGGGGCTGTCATGAGGACGTCCTTATTCTTGTCTCTTGATTTTTGGCTCTCATTTTTCTTGGCATTTGTGGAATGGATATTTCATTTGTTCTACTGTTCAGTTAGATCTGCATGGCTATGCTTGTCTGGCTCTGTGGAATGTCAGGCCTTTCAGTGAAGACcaggaggtgtgtggtgggtgtggctgggGGCTCTTGTCAATATTCTAGGATGGGGTGAgtttccagggtaacacccaagttgggtgtgtgtgagagatcAATACCCAGCTACGCCCTACACCTTTTCATGTAGACACTGAGGCCCCAAGGTCTCAGCACCTAGGACTCCCACGGTCACTGGGTCCAGAGAGCGTTGCTGGTTCAAGCACCATTCACCCCTCTAGCTGCCCAGTCACTGCCCAGCCAAGCTCTGAGTCCGAGGTGTGGGAAGGTGGATGGGGTGGGCCGGGATGTTCCCTCTGCTAGAAGATCTGCATCATGCCAGCACACTGGAGGCACTGTTTGAAGCCTGCCTGCCGCTGCTGCCAGCACTGCGTTCAGGTGCCCCATCTCAGTGAGCTGTTTTGTGTGCACCTGCTAGCTTCCATAGTCTTACCCTCCTTTAGAATGGCACCCGTCCTTTCTCAGCTAGATCCCAGGTTGGGATTTGGCTAGATTCCTTTGAATTGGCTCTGTTTCTCCACTGTCCTGGCACCGCAGGTGACCACTAGCAACCACTAGCCAGTGGGCTCCAGTCTGGACCTAcgccattctctctttccagctCTATCCCCACGGATTGCTGCAGTCCTTCTTCTCTCCCCCATCTCAAAAATGCTTCCATCTTTGGCTCTCTACACTTCCGGCTCTCCAAGCTctctggctgtggatcagcactCAGCACCCAGGGCTTCCCATGGGGCTTCCTGGAAGGTTTGCTCTCCAATTCTCTGCCAAGGGTGCACTTCCTACACAATTCTCTTCACCGTGTCTCCTAAGCTCAGTGCAGTGTGCGTCTCTTCATCCTCCattttttcatctgaaaaattATCTTTGGTAggtgacccaaaatggtgagggTGGAAGGATGATTTTGGAAATATTGTGCAGTAACTTAAAATGTTTACATCAATAGAGATACAGAGTCATGTTCCATAGTTCCTTGAACTGTTGGCATCACAGATGTTTCAAATTGATTGtgtcatttctttatttctgattaGCACAAGGGCAGTTGGACATTCCTCATTCAAATGGCTGTTTGTCATTACAATGTGACTCAATTTTGCACTGTGTCCACTAATTTTACTTGATCTGTGTTCATATTTACTCTACAGTAAGAAAATCCTAACCTTATTCTTTGCGTTTCTCTTTTCATACAGCAACCAAGTGGGCCTATGTCTCTCAACATAGCCCAAGAGACAAGGGTCTTGGATCCTAACCTCACAAGTCAGAAGTCTGCCCTGAAACCCAGTAGCTCTTCACGTCTCCCAAAAGCACCTGAACTGAGTCACTTCTCAAGATCTAGCCAAAAGAAAGGTGAGGAGGTGGATATCCCTGAGCCCAGGCCGCCTGCAGTGAAGCAGCATGGCCAGCACTGTACCTTCAATGTGAAGCAGACAGACCGCAGGCCTAATTGGTCCACTTTTAAAATTCCCAAGAAGGCCTCCAACACACAGGACTTAGACGGAAGCTCCAGATGCCAGACACAAGTCAGATTTTCAGGTGAGGATCCGCAGCCCCGTAAACAGTCTGGGGCTCTGAGGATGGGTCCCCAGTCCAAACCCAACCATGGGCCTCCAGGCAAGAGATCCGTCAAGATGCCCCATCATTCCTCGAGGAATCCAGCCAAGAGACCAAGACTGAGCCCCTTACAAAACCTACAGAGGACCACTCAGTCACCTAAGCATGAGACTCTCCAGAATCTGCAGGAGCTGCCAACTACAAGGGGCCAAGGAAGAAAAATGTCACGTCCTGTGTCACAGAGTTCACCAGCTCCCCAGCTCAACACTGACCTGCGGCCACCAAAAAACAGAGTTCCTGAGAAAACTGTGCAGGGCTCCACTACCTCCCATCACCCAGCTCCTAGCTGTGTTCCAGGCGCGTCCCTCAGAATGGTCTTCAGTGCATCAGGCAATAACAGGTGGAGCTGCAGGTTCATGACAACTCCCTCGTCTCAGCCCCATGGGAAGCCAACTCCAACGCCTCTGAACCCGCCTGTCCCCAAGAAGACAGAGAAACCCTGTGTGAAATCTCCACTGAGACTCCTCTATGAGTCCCTTCAgatctcctcctcctctgaggACAGTGACTGGGAGTGAGACGTCCCCTGGAAGGGCAATGCCCACCGGTCTCCTCAGGTGACTTGTGGCTGGTGGTTGTACTGGGGAAGGGAAAGATTCAGGAAGCAGGCTGTGCCAGTGTACTCAGAATGGCCTCAGCTGTCCAGCAAGAGCACCCTGGTGCCAGAGGGAATGCTGGGAGCAGACACATATGGCCTCTTTGAATCACTTCAGTTCTATGGTATTTCCATGGGAATGTAACAGGATAATAATGGTCTTTACGTGAAGGATTTTATATAATGGATTGACTTGGTGGACCAGGTATGACATTACAATATAAATACTAAACACTGCATCAGTACTGTTGTTCAGATAACTGTATTGTGAGACCCTCTGGCTGCTCTTTGTGTTCTGCATCTTTGAAGCAATGCTCAGCCCTGAGAGCAGGGCCTCTGTCTCTGGTCGGGTTTCAGAGGAAATCCTTAAGCTGAACGTCCTCGTGACcttgtatttttcagttattgTATTTCCACATGAACATGTATAGACAAAAGTAATTTGGGCATCAATAAAGTGATGTCAAATATGAAATGCTGTGTCCAGTCTTCACTTAGCAGGGTAAACACTTTATAACTCTTTTTATTTACCACGGTTTCCTACTGGTACTTGAAGACCTTGACCACATCTAGCTATCACTTATGTAAAATACAGAACCTTAGGCTTGGGCATTTGCTCTAGGATTGAGTTGAagagttaagatgctcacatcacaTATTCGGTTTGATACCAATGTTTCACCACTGACTGCAGCCTTCTGCTACTGCTGACCCCGGGAGACTTCCAGGATCCCTCAAATAATCAGCCTCCCAGCACCTATGGAGGAGATCTGGTTGAGATCCAGCTCCTGGAAATTGAGGTCATTGGtgaagtgagccaggggatggcaggtctctatctgtatctccctTCTCTAAGCCTCTCAAAGACATACATTGtaacatggaaaatgaaatgcagGATCTCAAGCAAAGACCAGCTCCACTGCAATCACATGTGTGTCTTATAATGTACCCATGGGAATATTTCATGGACGTGAATGTAGAGTAAGTCCTGCATGTAGAATGAAACTGAGTTTGCCCTACTCTAGAATCACCCATGTGTTACAAATCTGCTTAGCACAATCATGTTTACCCTCATGAAACTCTTTTTCTCAGATTtctttattaacttgaaagtcagagttacacagagagaagaggaagagagagaggtcttccatccactggatcactccccaattggccacaacaggggagctgtgcctatccaaagccaggagccagagtttcttccaggtctcccatgcgggtgcgggggcccatggacataagccatcttctactgctttcccatgccatagaaCAGAGCTGGATTGTTAGTGGAGCCCCCAGGattcaaaccggagcccatatggaatgccagcactgcaggctgcagtgttacccagtgtgccacagtgctgacaccCCCATTAGATTCTAAACACACACGTgcacaaactcacacacacacatatagatagaaagatagatagatatttagatagatatagatatagagagatagatagacaaTGTATATTAAATTTCATCAAGGCTACTTCCAGTATGGGAAGAGCTTATGGTAATGAGAGATCAGGACATAGGTCTCTAAGATTGCAGACAAGTTAGTCTACAAACCCCTTTGCTGTCTGGCTTCATGGTACAGGAATTGAAGCTACAGCCTGCCATTACAACACTTGGGGAAGATTCAGTTCTCAGGATAAGGCTTACATCTACCTGTTGTGGAACTTGGTTGGcattatgtgtttatttgtgcCTTTGATTTCTCTAATGGAAATAAAGAAGAATGCTAGAAAGACTGACCAATGAAAATGGGGCATATTTTGTAAACCCTTATAaagtaatactttatttttttagttttacaattatttatttattgcccaaagaaaccttttatttgatgaatacaaatttcataagtacaacttgagTGATAGAGTGATTCTTCCTAATATACCGGCCCCTCCTTCCTTCACttccaccccttctcctccttctcccctccccagtccattctccactaaggttcattttctattaactttgtacacataagTCCAACTCTAtatgaaataaagatttcaacactttgtatacacacacacacatacacacacaaaaaaaacagtttcaaaataaattttacagttaactctcataatataattcattaaaggcagaggtcctgcatgagaagttagtatACCATAactgttgctaatttaacaaacAATACTCTTATGCATGACATCAGTGAagacccaaggctcttgacatagCTCCCTAGGCTATGAAAGCCATTTGAATCCACACACTGCATCAGTATTTAGTCAACAGGATTGTGTATATTCCTCTGTGTATGTTTAAGTACTAATGTTTCAGGCATGAACATTTCCAATGGATTGATGTATATTAAATACTGTTACTGGTAATTATAAAATGTTCTTGCCAGTCAAATCaactttatttcaaaatattttattaatttatttatttgtgaggtaattgcaggcagagagggaaagacagaaagttcttccattgtttgattcactccccagatgaccacatcaGAAGGAGTTGAGATGATCTAAAGCCAtaagggccataagcaaagtggaagttttctcctccctccccagaaaagtacctccttctttgatggtcccctctttccactgggttctcacagagaagaggagcagttttcttctttttgtttttctgagtttttttcttcatagtatttgttgaactctttacttaacatacagTTAACCatgtgtgtataaagtcaattgaggatggacCTCAGTTAGAAATAAGAGTGgcaataaaagagggaggaggaagtttgtagctGTGAAGCTGTATAATTTTACATACATTCCTAAGGActaacttctaagggtacagtttaaagaCTTGTCATGGCATCCCAATTCCCATTAAACTGAGTGGTAAAAATGTCAttataagtgttaaagtgatcatataaagtggtaaagtgaacatatagataggattaagtgttaaagagatgatataaataggatcaagtgtcggGTATTAaaaacagatagaattaaaaggagagaatgttccaacatgggaagcagtccacacagcagactcataggatgacaattgctttaagtaacactctgacctcagaatcagcccttaaggcttcctgggctggctgaaaagcctgtaaGAGCATATCAgccattgaaagccaagacactatggcaaaaaatcttctacatgaaggatctctgtgagtgagatcccaatggaaagaagtggccatgaAAGAAAGATGTGCTTttcggctggtgccatggctcactaggctaatcctccgccttgcggcgctggcacaccgggttctagtcccggtcggggcaccgatcctgtcccagttgcccctcttccaggccagctctctgctgtggccagggagtgcagtggaggatggcccaagtccttgggccctgcaccccatgggagaccaggagaagcacctggttcctgccatcggatcagcgcggtgtgccggccgcagcgcacctaccgcggcggccattggagggtgaaccaacggcaaaaggaagacctttctctctgtctctctctctcactgtccactctgcctgtcaaaaaaaaaaaaaaagaaagatgtacttttctcttaaggcaggagagaacttccactttgcttatggccttgtataatactgatggagtctgtggattcaaaaggcttccatagcctaggcagttcatgtcaagagccttgggtggtcactgatatcatacatgaGTGTTAGTaattaaattaacagcaggaatcactgtgcactaactccccttcaggacctctgtcttcaaaaagttgtatTCTGAGAGTTCACTGTGATACTTTTTAATCaaacatatttgtgtgtgtgtatgtgtgtgcaaattactgaaatctttacttagttggTATTCTgtacaaagaaattgaaaaatgaatctttttttttttttgacaggcagagtggacagtgagagagagagagagacagagagaaaggtcttcctttgctgttggttcaccctccaatggccgccacggttggcgcgctgcgaccagcgcaccacgctgatccgatggcaggagccaggtgcttatcctggtctcccatgcgggtgcagggcccaaggacttgggccatcctccactgcactccctggccacagcagagagctggcctggaagaggggcaactgggacagaatccagcgccccgaccgggactagaacccggtgagccagcgccgcaaggcgaaggattagcctgttgagccacggtgccagccgaaaaatgaatcttaatgaagaatgggactgggaaggtagagggaagaggaggaggggtgggagggcaggtatggagggaagaatacctatattcccaaagttgtacgtATTAAATTTGtagtccttaaaaaaataaattaataataaaaaaataaaaatcttttaaaaagtgactagATTCTTGGACCAGATATTTCCCCCTAAGACAATAAATCTAGATTTAATCCATACAACTTAAGGAACTTGCATGTAAAGGGTTTTAGCATGAGAGTTTGTGCCTATATTTCAGCCTTGAGAGACAAAGCAAGGGCTCTATTGAAATAAAATGATGCCAACTATGGATCAGACTGACTGCAGGCAAACAATAAATCATACTGAGGCTGAAACTATTCAAAACCATGTATAAGGGAAATACTTATAACAGAGGTTAAGCAATGTATCATTTTGAGGATTAAAGGTCTCAAAAGACCTAGGTTTGACCCAGGACGCATACACACTCTGTTtgatgcttttgtttgtttttctctggagCCTGGGTGCTGATGACCTGATCACAAGACAGGGACCAAGAATACCTGGTCCCAAAATAAGAACCCAGCTAGAGTTGGAACTTCTGAGAGGCCTCACCCTACGTACTTCTTGCATGATTATTGTCACATAACTACATTTGTGTTTCCATGTATAAATCCCATCTTCCCTTTGAAAAAGATTGGATGTTGAGCCaccaacctgctgcctccctattTGCTAGCACCCTAAATAAACtttatccctttcatttctccaaatccTCGTCCTATGAGTCATTGACTTCTCTTGGAAAGAGTAGCTAATTTCATGTTCAGTATCATATGTTAAACATGAGGTATGCTGAACTTATTAAGCAAATAATTTGACTGTAATAGTTCCTACATCTTGAATACGCAGAAGGTAATTAATGCTTTTCTTTAGGAATTAGCTAGAGTTCTCTTGAAACAGATTGAAATGGTTAGGGAAAGAGCAGTTGTAAGAGAGTGAGCTCAGCTTCACTGAACTGCTCTTGTTTACTCTGTCACCATGTAACTTCTATAAAATAACACTCTTTTCTTCTGAGTCAAAATATGACTTTTTTGGTATGTAAAGTTCAGCATCATTTATGCAAAGAAgaggaaatgatcaacagagtgaaaagacaatcaatatggccggcgtcgtggcttaacaggctaatcctccaccttgcggcgctggcacaccgggttctagtcccggttggggcgccggattctatcccagttgcccctcttccaggccagctctctgctatggcccaggaaggcagtggaggatggcccaaatccttgggccctgcacccgcatgggagaccaggagaagcacctggctcctggtttcggatcagtgagatgtgccagccacagcggccattggagggtgaaccaatggcaaaaaaggaagatctttctctgtgtctctctctctcactatccactctacctgtcaaaaagggaaaaaaagaaagacaatcaataaaatgggaaaaatatttgcaaaccacctattcAATAAAGGTTTACTATTCCAAatgtatcagcaacttaaaaaacttaaCAACATGACAGCAActaatccagttgagaaatggactaaagacttcaatagacagttcttgaaggta encodes:
- the LOC133765415 gene encoding putative protein FAM90A23: MADHYPELLSHGVHQSQNMRKQQMGPAGLRAPPPEQENPRVKCKHCGAFGHMAHSRRCPIKCSDGTLTLQPMGPNKENLVPQKRQHPVNPGPFRKTELQKEENQRQDELQSKAVLQKPPRSLPGRQQHSWKDVTESCEDLSQPSGPMSLNIAQETRVLDPNLTSQKSALKPSSSSRLPKAPELSHFSRSSQKKGEEVDIPEPRPPAVKQHGQHCTFNVKQTDRRPNWSTFKIPKKASNTQDLDGSSRCQTQVRFSGEDPQPRKQSGALRMGPQSKPNHGPPGKRSVKMPHHSSRNPAKRPRLSPLQNLQRTTQSPKHETLQNLQELPTTRGQGRKMSRPVSQSSPAPQLNTDLRPPKNRVPEKTVQGSTTSHHPAPSCVPGASLRMVFSASGNNRWSCRFMTTPSSQPHGKPTPTPLNPPVPKKTEKPCVKSPLRLLYESLQISSSSEDSDWE